A genomic segment from Microbacterium sp. SORGH_AS_0428 encodes:
- a CDS encoding glycoside hydrolase family 15 protein yields MPRPSSDLSSYAAIGDGRTIALIDRRGSIDWLPLPNLDSVPVFARILDADNGGCLEITPVGEFEVRRRYVARTNVLQTTFVTPTGTARLTDAMVTGVAGRLPWAELARRVEGIDGEVAFTWRVQPGTRLNTAAPWAEQRDGATILRVGETSLAVVGQGHGTPTTVDDGAGPRVEGSFTTSPDSRHLLVVVATDGEPLHLPHPENVDRSIDRTIEGWRAWSREFGYDGPWAATVQRSALALKLLVYSPTGAIAAAATTSLPENPRGGKNWDYRFAWVRDLAYTAHALVRFGLREETHAAISWLLRTIRDNGPDLHVLYTLRGTLAQNVTEHEAPGWRGIGPVVTGNPAHGQLQLGVYGDLFAICRTYVDSGNVLDVATGRMLAAMADRTCDEWRQPDSGMWELPEIRHYTSSKMGCWQALRDAVVLAEAGAIPGSAERWASERDRIAAWITEHGWSEEIGAYVMHPGSTDVDSSVLLHAESGFDRGERMSRTIDVLTERLGAGDLLYRYTGMDQEEHTFVASAFWRAGALACVGRHDEAVAAMDDLVARANDVGVFAEMISEHDGSSWGNIPQALSHLAVIGAALTIRDLVPEEELDGH; encoded by the coding sequence GTGCCCCGGCCCTCCTCCGACCTCTCGTCCTACGCCGCGATCGGCGACGGACGGACGATCGCTCTCATCGATCGCCGCGGCAGCATCGACTGGCTGCCGCTGCCCAACCTCGACTCCGTGCCGGTCTTCGCACGCATCCTCGATGCCGACAACGGCGGATGCCTGGAGATCACGCCGGTGGGCGAGTTCGAGGTGCGTCGTCGGTACGTCGCGCGCACGAACGTGCTCCAGACGACGTTCGTCACTCCGACGGGCACCGCGCGACTGACGGACGCGATGGTGACGGGCGTCGCCGGGCGTCTTCCCTGGGCGGAGCTGGCGAGGCGAGTGGAGGGCATCGACGGCGAGGTCGCCTTCACGTGGCGCGTGCAGCCGGGGACCCGTCTGAACACGGCGGCTCCCTGGGCGGAGCAGCGCGACGGTGCCACCATCCTCCGTGTCGGCGAGACATCTCTGGCCGTGGTGGGTCAGGGACATGGCACGCCGACCACCGTCGATGACGGCGCGGGCCCGCGGGTCGAGGGATCCTTCACGACCTCGCCCGACTCGCGCCACCTGCTCGTGGTGGTCGCGACCGACGGCGAGCCGCTTCACCTGCCGCATCCGGAGAACGTCGACCGCAGCATCGACCGGACGATCGAGGGCTGGCGCGCCTGGTCGCGGGAGTTCGGCTACGACGGCCCGTGGGCGGCCACCGTCCAGCGCAGTGCGCTCGCCCTGAAGCTGCTCGTCTACTCCCCCACCGGAGCCATCGCCGCGGCCGCGACCACCTCGCTGCCGGAGAACCCGCGCGGCGGCAAGAACTGGGACTACCGGTTCGCGTGGGTGCGCGATCTGGCCTACACCGCGCACGCGCTCGTGCGCTTCGGCCTCCGAGAGGAGACGCACGCTGCGATCTCGTGGCTGCTGCGCACCATCCGCGACAACGGGCCCGACCTGCACGTGCTGTACACGCTGCGCGGCACGCTCGCGCAGAACGTCACGGAGCACGAGGCGCCGGGCTGGCGCGGGATCGGCCCGGTGGTCACCGGCAACCCGGCACACGGGCAGCTCCAGCTGGGGGTCTACGGCGACCTCTTCGCCATCTGCCGCACCTACGTGGATTCCGGCAACGTGCTGGATGTCGCCACCGGTCGCATGCTCGCCGCCATGGCCGACCGCACGTGCGACGAATGGCGACAGCCGGATTCCGGGATGTGGGAGCTCCCTGAGATCCGCCACTACACCTCCTCGAAGATGGGCTGTTGGCAGGCGCTGCGCGATGCCGTGGTGCTCGCCGAGGCGGGCGCGATCCCGGGCAGCGCGGAGCGTTGGGCGTCCGAGCGGGACCGCATCGCGGCGTGGATCACCGAGCACGGCTGGTCGGAGGAGATCGGGGCGTACGTCATGCATCCGGGCTCCACGGATGTCGACAGCTCGGTGCTCCTGCACGCCGAGAGCGGATTCGACCGCGGCGAGCGGATGTCACGCACGATCGACGTGCTCACCGAGCGGCTCGGCGCCGGAGACCTGCTCTATCGCTACACCGGGATGGACCAGGAGGAGCACACCTTCGTCGCCTCCGCGTTCTGGCGTGCCGGCGCGCTCGCGTGCGTGGGACGCCACGACGAGGCCGTCGCGGCCATGGACGACCTGGTCGCCCGCGCCAACGACGTGGGCGTCTTCGCCGAGATGATCTCGGAGCACGACGGCTCATCGTGGGGCAACATCCCCCAGGCGCTCAGCCACCTGGCGGTGATCGGCGCCGCACTGACGATCCGCGACCTCGTCCCCGAGGAGGAGCTCGATGGACACTGA
- a CDS encoding SMP-30/gluconolactonase/LRE family protein, producing the protein MDTEPRVFRRLDAILVESIFWDDRTDQLVWVDITRGTMHRARLEDPEDGSRDTLVRLPAPVSAVQPAASGGFVAALKDRVVVLDADGTIRRTVAVLPHAHAGIRSNEAKVDPFGRFVVGAMNVTTGEPDAGLYLVEPTGSVRVLRGGFGVANGFEWSDDAQTMYVTDTATRTVYRGAYSPGPEALGELTPFLIGEDSDGLALDTDGRFWNGVYGAGQVVRWSPDGGVEARIPIPAPQVTSVAFGGRARNLLFVGTAREQLTEQQLVAAPLSGSIFVIDTDAEGRPVHTFGPIPSDGE; encoded by the coding sequence ATGGACACTGAACCTCGCGTCTTCCGCCGCCTCGACGCGATCCTCGTCGAGAGCATCTTCTGGGACGACCGCACCGACCAGCTCGTCTGGGTCGACATCACGCGGGGCACGATGCACCGCGCGCGGCTGGAGGACCCGGAGGACGGGTCCCGCGACACCCTCGTGCGGCTGCCGGCGCCGGTGAGCGCCGTGCAGCCCGCCGCATCCGGTGGGTTCGTCGCCGCGTTGAAGGATCGTGTCGTGGTACTGGATGCGGACGGCACCATTCGGCGGACCGTGGCCGTGCTGCCCCACGCGCACGCGGGAATCCGCAGCAACGAGGCCAAGGTCGACCCGTTCGGGCGTTTCGTGGTGGGAGCGATGAACGTGACCACCGGCGAGCCCGATGCGGGTCTGTACCTCGTCGAGCCCACGGGCTCGGTGCGCGTGCTCCGCGGCGGGTTCGGCGTGGCCAACGGCTTCGAGTGGTCCGACGATGCGCAGACGATGTACGTCACCGACACGGCCACGCGGACCGTCTACCGCGGCGCGTACTCCCCGGGCCCCGAGGCACTCGGCGAGCTGACGCCGTTCCTGATCGGCGAGGACTCCGACGGTCTCGCCCTCGACACCGACGGACGGTTCTGGAACGGCGTCTACGGTGCGGGGCAGGTCGTGCGGTGGAGTCCCGACGGAGGCGTCGAGGCCCGCATCCCGATCCCCGCACCGCAGGTGACCTCCGTCGCCTTCGGCGGGCGGGCGCGGAACCTGCTGTTCGTGGGGACCGCTCGCGAACAGCTCACCGAGCAACAACTCGTCGCCGCACCCCTCAGCGGATCGATCTTCGTGATCGACACGGACGCCGAGGGGCGCCCGGTACACACGTTCGGACCGATCCCGTCCGACGGGGAATGA
- a CDS encoding ABC transporter permease subunit has product MSASVSTSSIDLDKVPSRGFARIWGRSQSVIPSLAAVLLLIAMLVYAELAYGRVFHMGTMSSLLVSFAPTIILAVGMTIVILSGGIDLSVGAVVAFTSVAGVMLMDIGVNGWLAIVLMIVFGAMFGLVSGVLIQYFNVQPFIATLAMMFLARGLASILSTVPVQAPDDSPILLLATDFKLIDGPKVNDLVLTPGFFIAVLVVIGAFFFLHRTRSGRTIYGIGGAESSAQLMGLPVARTRVSIYIISGALAGLAAVVYTAEVGGKAQNVTAIGWELDAIAAVVIGGTLLTGGAGYVLGSVVGSLVLATLWMIITKDGTIRPEYLTIITGGILLVFVLLQRVLTARRRR; this is encoded by the coding sequence GTGAGCGCGTCCGTCTCGACCTCGTCCATCGACCTCGACAAGGTCCCCTCCCGCGGGTTCGCCCGCATCTGGGGGCGCAGCCAGTCGGTGATCCCGTCGCTCGCGGCGGTCCTGTTGCTGATCGCCATGCTCGTGTACGCGGAGCTCGCCTACGGCCGCGTGTTCCACATGGGCACGATGTCGAGCCTGCTCGTCAGCTTCGCGCCGACGATCATCCTCGCCGTCGGGATGACGATCGTCATCCTCTCGGGCGGCATCGACCTCTCGGTCGGCGCGGTCGTCGCCTTCACCTCGGTCGCCGGCGTCATGCTGATGGACATCGGCGTGAACGGGTGGCTCGCGATCGTGCTCATGATCGTCTTCGGCGCGATGTTCGGCCTCGTCTCCGGAGTGCTCATCCAGTACTTCAACGTGCAGCCGTTCATCGCCACGCTGGCCATGATGTTCCTGGCCCGTGGGCTCGCGTCGATCCTGTCGACCGTGCCCGTCCAGGCACCCGACGACTCGCCGATCCTGCTGCTGGCGACCGACTTCAAGCTCATCGACGGCCCCAAGGTGAACGACCTCGTGCTCACGCCCGGGTTCTTCATCGCCGTGCTCGTCGTGATCGGCGCGTTCTTCTTCCTGCACCGCACCCGCTCCGGACGCACGATCTACGGCATCGGCGGTGCCGAATCGTCGGCGCAGCTGATGGGACTCCCGGTCGCCCGCACCCGGGTGTCGATCTACATCATCAGCGGTGCGCTGGCAGGCCTCGCCGCCGTCGTCTACACGGCCGAGGTGGGCGGCAAGGCCCAGAACGTCACGGCCATCGGCTGGGAGCTCGACGCGATCGCGGCCGTCGTCATCGGCGGCACGCTGCTGACCGGCGGCGCGGGCTACGTGCTCGGCTCGGTCGTCGGATCGCTCGTGCTCGCGACCCTCTGGATGATCATCACGAAGGACGGCACCATCCGCCCCGAGTACCTCACGATCATCACCGGCGGCATCCTCCTCGTCTTCGTGCTCCTGCAGCGCGTGCTGACGGCCAGACGACGCAGATGA
- a CDS encoding SDR family oxidoreductase gives MSMYDAQDPTTQFPRPPFPPQQQNAPGDIHAMDPAPDHGETSYIGFGRLPGRKALVTGADSGIGRAVAIAYAREGADVALSYLPEEQAQAEEVAALIEKEGRKAVLLPGDLQQEKINIDVVERAVDELGGLDILVINAGTMPTVDSIDDFETHTLDHVVKANIYPLFWLTKAASAHLKPGAAIITTSSVQGFQPSPSLAEYAVSKAGIANWTRAMSQQLIERGIRVNGVAPGPIWTPLQPAYVPNEKIEEFGSQTPIGRAGQPVELAPAFVFLASQESSYVVGETIAVTGGMPVH, from the coding sequence ATGAGCATGTACGACGCCCAGGATCCGACCACCCAGTTCCCCCGGCCGCCCTTCCCGCCCCAGCAGCAGAACGCGCCGGGAGACATCCACGCGATGGATCCCGCGCCCGACCACGGCGAGACCAGCTACATCGGCTTCGGGCGCCTGCCCGGGCGGAAGGCCCTCGTGACCGGCGCCGACTCCGGCATCGGCCGCGCGGTGGCGATCGCCTATGCCCGCGAGGGTGCGGATGTGGCGCTCAGCTACCTGCCCGAGGAACAGGCGCAGGCGGAGGAGGTCGCGGCGCTCATCGAGAAGGAGGGTCGCAAGGCCGTCCTCCTTCCCGGAGACCTCCAGCAGGAGAAGATCAACATCGACGTCGTCGAGCGCGCCGTCGACGAGCTCGGCGGCCTCGACATCCTCGTGATCAACGCCGGCACGATGCCGACCGTCGACAGCATCGACGACTTCGAGACGCACACGCTCGACCACGTCGTGAAAGCCAACATCTATCCGCTGTTCTGGCTGACCAAGGCCGCCTCCGCGCACTTGAAGCCCGGCGCGGCGATCATCACGACCTCGAGTGTGCAGGGCTTCCAGCCCTCGCCCTCGCTGGCCGAGTACGCGGTCTCGAAGGCGGGTATCGCCAACTGGACGCGCGCGATGTCGCAGCAGCTGATCGAACGCGGGATCCGCGTCAACGGTGTGGCTCCCGGTCCGATCTGGACGCCCCTGCAGCCCGCATACGTGCCGAACGAGAAGATCGAGGAGTTCGGCTCGCAGACGCCGATCGGACGGGCCGGCCAGCCCGTCGAGCTCGCCCCGGCGTTCGTCTTCCTCGCCTCCCAGGAATCCAGCTACGTGGTCGGCGAGACGATCGCCGTGACGGGCGGGATGCCGGTGCACTGA
- a CDS encoding TetR/AcrR family transcriptional regulator produces the protein MDPRVRRTQERLRAAALELASTTRLSQISVTDLCRAAGVTRDTFYRHTAGVAELMADALEAELQEVTATLGADAAIGDGERMLLEHVRTRAAVYRSAMEPLLAAPVRAGLERGLRQGLEQWIQQRPGILPATIAGDAAAVSLAVAYAAAGTVGAIEQWLRTDMADLDRAVTVILAASAGWWQL, from the coding sequence ATGGATCCGCGGGTGCGTCGCACACAGGAACGCCTGCGTGCCGCGGCGCTCGAGCTTGCATCCACCACGCGGTTGTCGCAGATCAGCGTGACCGATCTCTGCCGTGCCGCCGGCGTCACGCGCGACACCTTCTATCGGCATACCGCGGGCGTCGCAGAGCTCATGGCCGACGCGCTCGAGGCGGAGCTGCAGGAGGTGACCGCGACCCTCGGTGCGGATGCGGCGATCGGCGACGGCGAGCGGATGCTGTTGGAGCACGTCCGTACGCGCGCCGCTGTGTACCGGTCGGCGATGGAGCCGCTCCTGGCGGCGCCCGTGCGTGCGGGGCTGGAGCGGGGCCTGCGGCAAGGACTGGAGCAGTGGATCCAGCAGCGTCCCGGCATCCTGCCCGCCACGATCGCGGGCGATGCCGCCGCCGTCTCGCTCGCCGTCGCCTACGCCGCGGCGGGCACGGTGGGCGCGATCGAACAGTGGCTGCGCACCGACATGGCGGACCTCGATCGTGCGGTGACGGTCATCCTGGCCGCGTCCGCCGGCTGGTGGCAGCTCTGA
- a CDS encoding immunoglobulin-like domain-containing protein, whose product MTRNSPPVSVTPTRHRRRARAFAASVLGAALTVTGLGVPLAAQAAEIPAPTAHYDMSHQGQSLIDVSGNGRNATLTGFTDASFADAAGDAVLRFRADGYASLPKGLVTGTDNDFTVEYTVATQTAANHFGWVIGDGVGPWNTTQLGNHIFLSPRSSQGGYVNQALAAIRVKSASDNGETRMPAGGGLNPGFTTLTMVGQGNTLTLYRDGAVISTLTHTRSLSSIIPSGNVLGYLGRSLYQGDALLRADVSDVKFWDTALTADDVRASMPTAQEKSAATAALLRGDVLATMLGANPSLDRVSTNLTLAATVNGVALTWASSSPQIVSTTGVVSRSIAQDTPVTLTATSSLGTLTFDVTVVAPSVSSDLDAIVLATRTTENLPLATKGAVNGAALTWTSSDPALVTATDPAYTAPAAGSADPYAGGGIVSRPAYGSGDRSVTLTATATLNGRSAERTFQVTVAEQGRWAPDAGYAAAYFKSDGDEKIYQAATSGNDFFTFSAVNGGNPVITSTTDTKGLRDPYVLRSKDGDKYYMVATDLCISCGTGWGPAQSEGSLKIEVWESTDMVHWKRTNDANTGITVNQPAAGMTWAPEAYWDDELQSYVVHFSSRLYSDASKTNNDNLHARVFTVLTRDFRTFTYPPAEWQNTGYARIDSTVQKIGDYYYRFTKNEDGGAADGLERGKDIFLERSKVLTAKTTRSDWNANPETGWQLIDTAMTSLETGQAGEGPQIVKLNDGDPNNTADDDGYVFLVDNYGSGGYRAFVTTGDEIASSNRDDRLSRRADWNVRPVGGLPASPRHGSFVNVSQAVLTALHGWTDVAAVASTTTLTASGRTATAHVVAADAGQVAGTVTFAGGGWSQSATLADGVASIEVPAQVGAVTATYDGYRDGRVSVSSSATVSLGVAFTTTVAAKCLAGKVVHSVAVVNTDPSTITATIVGAYGSKVLTLAPGASASAAFTTRLTATPAQTVTVTAKAADGRTTTQSALVPSTTCG is encoded by the coding sequence ATGACGAGAAACTCCCCGCCCGTATCCGTCACCCCGACACGGCACCGTCGGCGCGCCCGCGCGTTCGCCGCATCCGTGCTCGGCGCAGCGCTCACCGTCACCGGTCTCGGCGTCCCCCTCGCCGCACAGGCCGCGGAGATCCCGGCCCCCACGGCTCACTACGACATGTCCCACCAGGGCCAGTCCCTGATCGATGTGTCGGGCAACGGCCGCAACGCCACACTCACCGGCTTCACCGACGCGTCGTTCGCGGATGCGGCGGGCGACGCCGTGCTGCGCTTCCGGGCCGACGGCTACGCATCGCTGCCCAAGGGGCTCGTGACCGGCACCGACAACGACTTCACCGTCGAGTACACCGTCGCCACGCAGACCGCGGCCAACCACTTCGGCTGGGTCATCGGCGACGGCGTGGGTCCGTGGAACACGACCCAGCTGGGCAACCACATCTTCCTGAGCCCGCGTTCGTCGCAGGGCGGCTACGTCAACCAGGCGCTCGCCGCGATCCGCGTGAAGTCCGCAAGCGACAACGGCGAGACGCGTATGCCGGCCGGCGGCGGGCTGAACCCCGGGTTCACGACCCTCACGATGGTGGGCCAGGGCAACACGCTGACGCTGTACCGCGACGGCGCCGTCATCTCGACGCTCACCCACACCCGCTCATTGAGCTCGATCATCCCGAGCGGCAACGTCCTCGGATATCTCGGACGCTCCCTCTACCAGGGCGACGCACTGCTGCGCGCCGACGTCTCTGACGTGAAGTTCTGGGACACAGCGCTCACGGCGGACGATGTGCGCGCCAGCATGCCGACCGCCCAGGAGAAGAGCGCTGCCACCGCCGCGCTGCTCCGCGGCGACGTGCTCGCAACGATGCTGGGAGCCAACCCCTCGCTCGACCGGGTGTCCACGAACCTGACGCTCGCGGCCACGGTCAACGGCGTCGCGCTCACCTGGGCCTCATCCTCGCCGCAGATCGTGTCCACGACCGGCGTGGTCTCCCGCTCCATCGCCCAGGACACCCCCGTCACGTTGACGGCCACGAGCTCGCTGGGCACGCTGACCTTCGACGTCACCGTCGTCGCCCCCTCCGTATCGAGCGATCTCGACGCGATCGTGCTGGCGACGCGCACCACCGAGAACCTGCCGCTGGCGACGAAGGGCGCTGTCAACGGCGCCGCCCTCACCTGGACCTCGTCCGACCCGGCCCTGGTGACCGCCACCGACCCGGCCTACACGGCGCCGGCGGCCGGTTCGGCGGACCCGTACGCGGGCGGCGGCATCGTCTCGCGGCCGGCATACGGCTCGGGTGATCGCAGCGTCACGCTCACCGCGACGGCCACGCTGAACGGCCGTTCCGCAGAGCGCACGTTCCAGGTCACCGTCGCCGAGCAGGGTCGGTGGGCACCGGACGCCGGCTACGCGGCCGCCTACTTCAAGTCCGACGGCGACGAGAAGATCTATCAGGCCGCCACCAGCGGGAACGACTTCTTCACCTTCTCCGCGGTCAACGGCGGAAACCCGGTCATCACGTCGACGACCGACACGAAGGGCCTCCGCGACCCGTACGTGCTGCGGTCCAAGGACGGCGACAAGTACTACATGGTCGCGACCGACCTCTGCATCAGCTGCGGTACCGGCTGGGGTCCCGCCCAGTCCGAGGGCAGCCTGAAGATCGAGGTGTGGGAGTCGACGGACATGGTGCACTGGAAGCGCACCAACGACGCGAACACGGGCATCACGGTCAACCAGCCGGCCGCAGGCATGACGTGGGCGCCCGAGGCGTACTGGGATGACGAGCTGCAGTCCTACGTCGTGCACTTCTCGTCGCGGCTGTACTCGGACGCGTCCAAGACCAACAACGACAACCTGCACGCCCGTGTCTTCACCGTCCTCACCCGCGATTTCCGCACCTTCACCTACCCGCCCGCCGAGTGGCAGAACACCGGCTACGCGCGGATCGACTCGACGGTGCAGAAGATCGGTGACTACTACTACCGGTTCACGAAGAACGAGGACGGCGGCGCCGCCGACGGTCTCGAACGCGGAAAGGACATCTTCCTGGAGCGGTCCAAGGTGCTCACCGCGAAGACCACCCGTTCGGACTGGAACGCGAACCCGGAGACGGGCTGGCAGCTGATCGACACCGCCATGACCAGCCTCGAGACCGGGCAAGCGGGTGAGGGACCGCAGATCGTGAAGCTCAACGACGGCGACCCGAACAACACCGCGGACGACGACGGGTACGTCTTCCTCGTCGACAACTACGGCTCCGGCGGCTACCGCGCATTCGTCACGACCGGTGACGAGATCGCCAGCAGCAACCGCGACGATCGCCTCTCGCGCCGCGCCGACTGGAACGTCCGCCCGGTGGGCGGTCTGCCCGCAAGCCCCCGCCACGGCTCCTTCGTCAACGTGTCGCAGGCCGTCCTGACGGCTCTGCACGGATGGACGGATGTGGCCGCCGTCGCCTCGACCACGACGCTCACCGCCTCCGGCCGCACCGCCACGGCGCACGTCGTCGCCGCGGACGCCGGTCAGGTCGCCGGCACGGTGACCTTCGCCGGCGGCGGCTGGAGCCAGAGCGCGACCCTCGCCGACGGGGTGGCCTCGATCGAGGTTCCCGCCCAGGTCGGTGCCGTCACCGCCACTTACGACGGATACCGGGATGGACGCGTGAGCGTGTCGAGTTCGGCGACGGTGTCGCTCGGTGTCGCGTTCACGACCACCGTCGCCGCGAAGTGTCTGGCCGGTAAGGTCGTGCACTCGGTCGCGGTCGTCAACACAGATCCGTCGACGATCACGGCGACGATCGTCGGCGCCTACGGCAGCAAGGTGCTGACGCTGGCTCCCGGCGCCTCGGCATCGGCAGCCTTCACGACCCGGCTGACGGCGACGCCGGCGCAGACCGTGACGGTGACGGCGAAAGCCGCCGACGGGCGCACGACGACGCAGAGCGCGCTCGTGCCGTCGACCACCTGCGGCTAG
- a CDS encoding Dps family protein has protein sequence MAATKASSTTRNRRRPAKGGAGAGLTEEQNAESGFTASQKLSDNLQKVLVDLIELSLQGKQAHWNVVGRNFRDTHLQLDEVIDAAREFSDTVAERMRALHALPDGRSDTVAETTTLPEFPQGEIDTSEVIDLITERLEATIGTCRDVHDEVDDEDPTSADILHAVLERLEQLAWMVSAENRAPAAR, from the coding sequence ATGGCCGCCACGAAAGCATCGAGCACCACGCGCAACCGCCGCCGCCCCGCGAAGGGTGGAGCAGGAGCCGGACTCACCGAGGAGCAGAACGCGGAGAGCGGGTTCACCGCATCCCAGAAACTCAGCGACAACCTGCAGAAGGTGCTCGTCGATCTGATCGAGCTGTCGCTGCAGGGCAAGCAGGCGCACTGGAACGTGGTCGGCCGCAACTTCCGCGACACCCACCTGCAGCTGGACGAGGTGATCGACGCCGCCCGCGAGTTCAGCGACACCGTCGCGGAGCGGATGCGGGCGCTGCACGCCCTCCCGGACGGCCGCAGCGACACGGTCGCCGAGACCACCACGCTGCCGGAGTTCCCGCAGGGAGAGATCGACACGAGCGAGGTCATCGACCTCATCACCGAACGTCTCGAGGCCACGATCGGCACCTGCCGCGACGTGCACGACGAGGTGGATGACGAGGACCCGACGAGCGCCGACATCCTGCACGCGGTCCTCGAGCGCCTCGAGCAGCTCGCGTGGATGGTCAGTGCCGAGAACCGCGCGCCGGCGGCGCGCTGA
- a CDS encoding SDR family oxidoreductase yields MDLGIAGKKALITGGDSGIGFETAKLLLAEGVTVVLTDRDADKLEESAAELDAPEGRLHAFAADITDPASVAELHRKTTDAVGAIDILVQSAGITGAQGLFHEIDDEGWTSTIETDLLGPVRVIREFLTDLRSGGWGRLVLLASEDAVQPYDDELPYCAAKAGILALAKGLSRSYASEGLLVNAVSPAFIHTPMTDAMMQKRSKERGESFDEAIASFLDQERPYMELGRRGEPEEVASVIAFLCSARASFVNGSNYRVDSGSVATI; encoded by the coding sequence ATGGATCTCGGCATCGCAGGCAAGAAGGCTCTCATCACCGGGGGCGACTCGGGCATCGGCTTCGAGACCGCGAAGCTGCTCCTCGCCGAGGGGGTGACGGTCGTGCTCACCGACCGCGATGCGGACAAGCTGGAGGAGTCCGCCGCCGAGCTCGACGCACCTGAAGGCCGACTCCACGCGTTCGCCGCCGACATCACCGACCCCGCATCCGTGGCGGAACTGCACCGCAAGACGACGGATGCGGTGGGCGCGATCGACATCCTGGTGCAGTCGGCGGGCATCACCGGCGCGCAGGGGCTCTTCCACGAGATCGACGACGAGGGCTGGACGTCGACGATCGAGACCGACCTGCTCGGGCCGGTCCGCGTCATCCGGGAGTTCCTCACGGACCTGCGCTCCGGCGGATGGGGGCGCCTGGTGCTCCTCGCCTCGGAGGATGCGGTGCAGCCCTACGACGACGAGCTACCGTACTGCGCGGCGAAGGCCGGCATCCTGGCCCTCGCGAAGGGGCTCTCACGCAGTTACGCCTCCGAGGGGCTGCTGGTCAACGCCGTCTCCCCGGCCTTCATCCACACGCCCATGACCGACGCGATGATGCAGAAGCGCTCGAAGGAACGGGGCGAGTCGTTCGACGAGGCGATCGCGTCGTTCCTCGACCAGGAGCGGCCGTACATGGAGCTCGGTCGTCGCGGCGAGCCGGAAGAGGTCGCGTCGGTGATCGCGTTCCTCTGTTCGGCGCGCGCCTCCTTCGTCAACGGCTCGAACTACCGCGTGGACTCGGGGTCGGTCGCCACCATCTGA
- a CDS encoding GNAT family N-acetyltransferase translates to MSADDIDIRPIAPEDAGEVLTLQRAAFVQEALIYRDVDMPVFTQTLEEVAYELRDNLGQVARRSGRMVGAIRARIDGDVLLVGRLAIAPDQQGEGIGSALLDAVEACGRRSGARTAELFTGRLSEANIRLYERQGYVVAEAAGGAGGADEVFLRKDLADSGAADD, encoded by the coding sequence ATGAGCGCCGACGACATCGACATCCGACCGATCGCGCCCGAGGATGCCGGAGAGGTGCTGACCCTGCAGCGTGCGGCCTTCGTGCAGGAGGCGCTGATCTACCGCGACGTGGACATGCCGGTGTTCACCCAGACGCTCGAGGAGGTCGCCTACGAGCTGCGGGACAATCTCGGCCAGGTGGCACGGCGCTCCGGGAGGATGGTCGGCGCGATCCGCGCGCGTATCGACGGCGACGTGCTGCTGGTCGGGCGGCTCGCCATCGCGCCCGACCAGCAGGGCGAGGGCATCGGGTCCGCGTTGCTGGACGCGGTCGAGGCGTGCGGACGACGCTCGGGCGCCCGTACGGCGGAACTGTTCACCGGCCGGCTGAGCGAGGCCAACATCCGCCTTTACGAGCGTCAGGGATATGTGGTCGCGGAGGCCGCCGGCGGCGCCGGAGGCGCCGACGAGGTCTTCCTGCGCAAGGACCTCGCCGACTCCGGCGCCGCCGACGACTGA